Proteins from a genomic interval of Toxotes jaculatrix isolate fToxJac2 chromosome 5, fToxJac2.pri, whole genome shotgun sequence:
- the si:dkey-234i14.3 gene encoding fibulin-7-like — protein MTAVGVIMLMLGLHQMCFSSAQECPPTHDLLNSLRQVEKMLAVHEASYQQGLRSLRKKISSLHNSTMVIFKAGKNASCPKPELPAHGRRLGRVFGVGHEVHFLCKPGYELIGPRTRVCLESLKWSGQQPMCRRFNSTGNSLASFSPAAPSSSSSSSSFPVSAALSASSPASSSSASSPSTPSSSSPTTSSPSSSVRPSHCTHFLGSTRCTCDVGFTISGRDNNICTDIDECRLFPLGQPGRLCVHQCVNTPGSFHCFCPAGYDLTRDGRSCTDVDECENRMHNCTEHQVCVNTYGGFQCVTVECPHMKNATYIKTSPMRCERNPCMLGDKACTQAPNSISFHFLSVVSNMSAPRVLFRVSAARVLGDTLRFGLAGGRGRGHFSVQRSGRQTGTLLLVTPIRGPAVLEAEVEMSELEHNALLGRYLTKVTLFVSPYEF, from the exons ATGACAGCTGTTGGGGTCATTATGTTGATGCTGGGTCTTCATCAGATGTGCTTTTCTTCTGCTCAG GAGTGTCCACCCACTCACGACCTGCTGAACTCACTGCGACAGGTGGAGAAGATGTTGGCCGTCCACGAGGCGTCATACCAGCAGGGCCTCCGCTCCCTCAGGAAGAAGATCAGCAGTCTGCACAACAGCACCATGGTCATCTTCAAGGCTGGCAAGaatg CATCCTGCCCCAAACCAGAGCTCCCCGCTCACGGCCGCAGACTGGGCCGGGTGTTTGGCGTCGGACATGAGGTCCACTTCCTGTGCAAACCCGGGTACGAGCTGATTGGTCCACGGACCCGGGTGTGTCTGGAGTCTCTGAAGTGGAGCGGCCAGCAGCCGATGTGCAGAC gctTCAACAGCACCGGTAACTCCCTGgcctccttctctcctgctgctccctcctcttcctcctcctcatcctcattccccgtctctgcagctctgtcagcATCCTCCCCAGCATCTTCCTCCTCAGCATCTTCTCCTTctaccccctcctcctcatcacccACAACTTCCtcgccctcctcctctgtccgaCCATCTCACTGCACCCACTTCCTGGGCTCCACTCGCTGCACCTGTGACGTGGGTTTCACCATATCAGGCCGCGACAACAACATCTGCACAG ATATCGATGAGTGTCGTCTGTTTCCTCTCGGTCAACCCGGCCGGCTCTGCGTCCATCAGTGTGTCAACACTCCCGGCAGCTTCCACTGCTTCTGTCCGGCCGGGTACGACCTCACCAGAGACGGCCGCAGCtgcacag ATGTTGACGAGTGTGAAAACCGGATGCACAACTGCACGGAGCACCAGGTGTGCGTGAACACCTACGGAGGTTTCCAGTGTGTGACGGTGGAGTGTCCTCACATGAAAAATGCCACGTACATCAAGACGTCACCGAT GCGCTGTGAGAGGAATCCATGCATGCTGGGAGACAAGGCATGCACTCAGGCGCCAAACTCAATCtccttccacttcctgtctgtggtgTCCAACATGTCCGCCCCCCGCGTCCTCTTCCGGGTGTCGGCGGCTCGTGTGCTGGGCGACACTCTGCGTTTTGGCCTGGCAGGCGGCCGTGGACGGGGCCACTTCAGCGTGCAGCGCTCGGGCCGACAGACCGGCACCCTCCTCCTGGTGACGCCCATCAGGGGTCCCGCCGTTCTGGAGGCCGAGGTGGAGATGAGCGAGCTGGAGCACAACGCTCTGCTGGGCCGCTACCTCACCAAGGTCACCCTGTTCGTCTCTCCGTACGAGTTTTAA
- the glg1a gene encoding Golgi apparatus protein 1 isoform X1: MADCIRVPLLLLLMCILSSVHPVRGDNNVVARLPGNPDNQQNQPGGPGPVAVIPGAAERNLGAGASLSRRRSAGWKLAEEAVCKEDLARLCPRHSWNNNLAVLECLQDKKEETEIAAECNHLLWNYKRNLTTDPKFESVAVEVCKTTISEIKECAAEEPGKGYLVSCLVDHRSNISDYQCSQYITKMTTIVFSNYRLICGFLDKCLDDINALVCGSISTIEKDVHSQGEVIACLEKGLVREAEEQPGAHAIKDECKKAIMRVAELSSDDFHLDRYLYFSCRDDRERFCENTLAGEGRVYKCLFNHKFEEAMSERCREALTTRQKLIAQDYKVSYSLAKACKSDLRKYRCSVDTNMPRAREARLSYLLLCLESAVHRGRVVSGECQGEMMDYRRMLMEDFSLSPEIVLHCRSEIEGHCSGLHRKGRTLHCLMRVGRGDMGAIDPNCQRALQTLIQEADPGADYRIDRALNEACESVIQTACKHIRNGDPMILSCLMEHLYTEKMVEDCEHRLLELQYFIARDWKLDPILYKKCQGDAARLCHTHGWNETSEMMPAGAIFSCLYRHAYRSVEQGRRLPDGATEAERHGFALSRDCKVEVQRILHQRALDVKLDPELQTRCMTDLGKWCSEKTEAGQELECLQDHLEDLVLVCREVVGNLTELESEDIQIEALLMRACEPVIQAHCHEVADNQIDTGDLMECLVQNKHQKEMNEKCAVGVTHFQLIQIKDFRFSYKFKTACKEDVLKLCPNIKKKVDVVICLSTTVRNDTLQEAKEQRVSVKCRKQLRVEEVEMSEDIRLDPELYDSCKQDIARLCQNVAYGNAQVIECLKENKRQLTSRCHQRIFKLQEVEMVDPELDYQLMRVCKHMIRRFCTESEGKNVLQCLKQNKNSELMDPKCKQMITKRQITQNTDYRLNPVLRKACKADIPKFCQSILNKATADSELEGQVISCLKLKYADQRLSSDCEDQIRVILQESALDYRLDPQLQIHCTQEISRLCPEEAAAQEQTGQVEECLKVNLLKIKQEGCKKEVLNMLKESKADIFVDPVLHTACALDIKHHCAAIPPGRGRQMSCLMEALQDKRVRLQPECKKRLQDRIEMWSYAAKVAPAEGFSDLAMQVMTSPSKNYILTVIGAGVALLFLVGLFCGRFTKRVTQELKDR; encoded by the exons gaAACTGAGATCGCTGCCGAATGCAACCAT ctgctgtggaaCTACAAACGGAACCTGACCACCGACCCAAAGTTTGAGTCTGTAGCTGTGGAGGTCTGCAAGACGACCATCTCTGAG ATTAAAGAATGTGCGGCCGAGGAGCCGGGGAAGGGCTACCTGGTGTCCTGCCTGGTGGATCACCGCAGCAACATCAGCGACTACCAGTGCAGCCAGTACATTACCAAAATGACCACCATCGTCTTCAGTAACTACCGGCTGATCTGCGGCTTCTTGGACAAGTGTCTGGACGACATCAACGCTTTAGTCTGCGGCAGCATCAGCACTATAGAGAAG GACGTCCACTCCCAGGGGGAGGTCATCGCCTGTCTGGAGAAAGGTTTGGTGCGGGAGGCCGAGGAGCAGCCAGGGGCACACGCCATCAAAGACGAGTGTAAAAAGGCCATCATGAGAGTCGCTGAGCTCTCTTCGGATGATTTCCACCTGGACCGCTACCTCTACTTCTCCTGCCGTGACGACCGCGAACGCTTCTGTGAAAAT aCTCTGGCCGGAGAGGGACGAGTTTACAAATGTCTCTTCAATCACAAGTTTGAGGAGGCGATGTCCGAGAGG TGCCGCGAGGCGTTGACCACCAGGCAGAAGCTGATCGCTCAGGACTACAAGGTGAGCTACTCGCTGGCCAAAGCCTGCAAGTCGGACCTGAGGAAGTACCGCTGCAGCGTGGACACCAACATGCCCCGAGCCCGCGAAGCTCGTCTGTCCTACCTGCTTCTCTGCCTGGAGTCTGCTGTGCATCGAG GTCGCGTGGTCAGCGGCGAGTGCCAGGGCGAGATGATGGACTACAGGCGGATGCTGATGGAGGATTTCTCACTGAGTCCTGAAATCGTGCTGCACTGTCGCAGCGAGATCGAGGGCCACTGCTCCGGTCTGCACCGCAAGGGACGAACGCTGCACTGCCTGATGAGGGTCGGCCGAGGGGACATGGGAGCGATCGACCCCAACTGTCAGAGGGCG CTCCAGACTCTGATCCAGGAAGCCGATCCTGGAGCCGACTACCGTATCGACCGAGCGCTGAACGAGGCCTGTGAGTCCGTCATCCAGACCGCCTGCAAACACATCCGCAACGGAGACCCCAT GATCCTGTCATGTCTGATGGAGCATCTGTACACTGAGAAGATGGTGGAGGACTGTGAACACaggctgctggagctgcagtaCTTCATCGCCAGAGACTGGAA GTTGGATCCCATCCTGTATAAGAAATGTCAGGGTGATGCCGCTCGGCTCTGTCACACTCACGGCTGGAACGAGACCAGCGAGATGATGCCGGCCGGTGCCATCTTCTCGTGCCTGTACCGCCACGCTTACCGCTCCGTGGAGCAAGGACGCAGG CTCCCCGATGGGGCAACTGAAGCAGAGCGCCATGGTTTCGCT CTCTCCAGGGACTGTAAGGTGGAGGTGCAGAGGATTCTCCACCAGAGGGCACTGGACGTGAAGCTGGACCCTGAGCTGCAGACACGCTGTATGACCGACCTCGGGAAGTGGTGCAGCGAGAAGACGGAGGCCGGACAGGAGCTGGAGTGTCTGCAGGACCACCTGGAGGACCTGGTGTTGGTCTGCAGAGAAGTCGTGGGAAACCTGACCGAGCTGGAGTCAGAG GATATTCAGATCGAGGCGCTGCTTATGAGAGCGTGTGAACCCGTCATCCAGGCCCACTGCCAC GAGGTAGCTGATAATCAGATAGACACTGGGGATCTGATGGAGTGCTTGGTTCAGAACAAACACCAGAAGGAGATGAATGAGAAGTGTGCGGTGGGGGTGACACACTTCCAGCTG aTTCAGATCAAAGATTTCCGTTTCTCCTACAAGTTCAAGACGGCCTGTAAGGAAGACGTCCTCAAACTGTGTCCCAACATCAAGAAGAA GGTGGACGTAGTGATCTGCCTCAGCACCACGGTGAGGAATGACACGCTGCAGGAGGCCAAGGAGCAGCGAGTCTCCGTCAAATGTCGTAAACAGCTGCGGGTGGAAGAGGTGGAGATG TCGGAGGACATCCGTCTGGACCCGGAGCTGTACGACTCCTGTAAGCAGGACATCGCCAGATTATGTCAGAACGTGGCCTACGGCAACGCACAG gttATCGAGTGTCTGAAGGAGAACAAGCGTCAGTTGACTTCGCGTTGCCACCAGAGGATCTTCAAGCTGCAGGAGGTGGAGATGGTTGATCCTGAACTGGACTACCAGCTGATGAGAGTCTGCAAGCACATGATCAGG CGGTTCTGTACAGAGTCGGAGGGGAAGAACGTTCTTCAGTGTCTGAAACAGAACAAGAACAGCGAGCTGATGGATCCCAAATGCAAACAGATGATCACTAAGAGACAGATCACTCAgaacacag ACTACAGGCTGAACCCGGTGCTGAGGAAAGCCTGTAAAGCCGACATCCCAAAGTTCTGTCAGTCCATCCTGAACAAGGCGACAGCAGACAGCGAGCTGGAGGGTCAGGTCATCTCCTGCCTCAAACTCAAATACGCCGACCAG CGTTTATCGTCAGACTGTGAGGATCAGATCCGGGTCATCCTGCAGGAGTCGGCGCTGGACTACAGACTGGACCCTCAGCTGCAGATCCACTGCACACAGGAG atctcGAGGCTGTGTCCggaggaggcagcagcacaggagcAGACAGGGCAGGTGGAGGAGTGTCTGAAGGTCAACCTGCTGAAGATCAAACAGGAAGGATGtaagaag GAGGTGTTGAACATGCTGAAGGAAAGTAAGGCGGACATCTTTGTCGACCCTGTCCTTCACACAGCGTGCGCTCTGGACATCAAACACCACTGTGCTGCCATCCCACCTGGCAGGGGGCGCC AGATGTCGTGTCTTATGGAGGCGCTGCAGGACAAACGTGTTCGTCTGCAGCCGGAGTGCAAGAAGAGACTCCAGGATCGCATTGAGATGTGGAGCTACGCTGCCAAG GTGGCTCCCGCTGAGGGTTTCTCCGACCTGGCCATGCAGGTGATGACATCACCGTCCAAGAACTACATCCTGACTGTGATTGGTGCAGGTGTGGCGCTGCTCTTCCTGGTGGGGCTGTTCTGCGGCCGGTTCACCAAACGCGTGACTCAGGAGCTGAAGGACAGGTAG
- the glg1a gene encoding Golgi apparatus protein 1 isoform X2 produces the protein MADCIRVPLLLLLMCILSSVHPVRGDNNVVARLPGNPDNQQNQPGGPGPVAVIPGAAERNLGAGASLSRRRSAGWKLAEEAVCKEDLARLCPRHSWNNNLAVLECLQDKKEETEIAAECNHLLWNYKRNLTTDPKFESVAVEVCKTTISEIKECAAEEPGKGYLVSCLVDHRSNISDYQCSQYITKMTTIVFSNYRLICGFLDKCLDDINALVCGSISTIEKDVHSQGEVIACLEKGLVREAEEQPGAHAIKDECKKAIMRVAELSSDDFHLDRYLYFSCRDDRERFCENTLAGEGRVYKCLFNHKFEEAMSERCREALTTRQKLIAQDYKVSYSLAKACKSDLRKYRCSVDTNMPRAREARLSYLLLCLESAVHRGRVVSGECQGEMMDYRRMLMEDFSLSPEIVLHCRSEIEGHCSGLHRKGRTLHCLMRVGRGDMGAIDPNCQRALQTLIQEADPGADYRIDRALNEACESVIQTACKHIRNGDPMILSCLMEHLYTEKMVEDCEHRLLELQYFIARDWKLDPILYKKCQGDAARLCHTHGWNETSEMMPAGAIFSCLYRHAYRSVEQGRRLSRDCKVEVQRILHQRALDVKLDPELQTRCMTDLGKWCSEKTEAGQELECLQDHLEDLVLVCREVVGNLTELESEDIQIEALLMRACEPVIQAHCHEVADNQIDTGDLMECLVQNKHQKEMNEKCAVGVTHFQLIQIKDFRFSYKFKTACKEDVLKLCPNIKKKVDVVICLSTTVRNDTLQEAKEQRVSVKCRKQLRVEEVEMSEDIRLDPELYDSCKQDIARLCQNVAYGNAQVIECLKENKRQLTSRCHQRIFKLQEVEMVDPELDYQLMRVCKHMIRRFCTESEGKNVLQCLKQNKNSELMDPKCKQMITKRQITQNTDYRLNPVLRKACKADIPKFCQSILNKATADSELEGQVISCLKLKYADQRLSSDCEDQIRVILQESALDYRLDPQLQIHCTQEISRLCPEEAAAQEQTGQVEECLKVNLLKIKQEGCKKEVLNMLKESKADIFVDPVLHTACALDIKHHCAAIPPGRGRQMSCLMEALQDKRVRLQPECKKRLQDRIEMWSYAAKVAPAEGFSDLAMQVMTSPSKNYILTVIGAGVALLFLVGLFCGRFTKRVTQELKDR, from the exons gaAACTGAGATCGCTGCCGAATGCAACCAT ctgctgtggaaCTACAAACGGAACCTGACCACCGACCCAAAGTTTGAGTCTGTAGCTGTGGAGGTCTGCAAGACGACCATCTCTGAG ATTAAAGAATGTGCGGCCGAGGAGCCGGGGAAGGGCTACCTGGTGTCCTGCCTGGTGGATCACCGCAGCAACATCAGCGACTACCAGTGCAGCCAGTACATTACCAAAATGACCACCATCGTCTTCAGTAACTACCGGCTGATCTGCGGCTTCTTGGACAAGTGTCTGGACGACATCAACGCTTTAGTCTGCGGCAGCATCAGCACTATAGAGAAG GACGTCCACTCCCAGGGGGAGGTCATCGCCTGTCTGGAGAAAGGTTTGGTGCGGGAGGCCGAGGAGCAGCCAGGGGCACACGCCATCAAAGACGAGTGTAAAAAGGCCATCATGAGAGTCGCTGAGCTCTCTTCGGATGATTTCCACCTGGACCGCTACCTCTACTTCTCCTGCCGTGACGACCGCGAACGCTTCTGTGAAAAT aCTCTGGCCGGAGAGGGACGAGTTTACAAATGTCTCTTCAATCACAAGTTTGAGGAGGCGATGTCCGAGAGG TGCCGCGAGGCGTTGACCACCAGGCAGAAGCTGATCGCTCAGGACTACAAGGTGAGCTACTCGCTGGCCAAAGCCTGCAAGTCGGACCTGAGGAAGTACCGCTGCAGCGTGGACACCAACATGCCCCGAGCCCGCGAAGCTCGTCTGTCCTACCTGCTTCTCTGCCTGGAGTCTGCTGTGCATCGAG GTCGCGTGGTCAGCGGCGAGTGCCAGGGCGAGATGATGGACTACAGGCGGATGCTGATGGAGGATTTCTCACTGAGTCCTGAAATCGTGCTGCACTGTCGCAGCGAGATCGAGGGCCACTGCTCCGGTCTGCACCGCAAGGGACGAACGCTGCACTGCCTGATGAGGGTCGGCCGAGGGGACATGGGAGCGATCGACCCCAACTGTCAGAGGGCG CTCCAGACTCTGATCCAGGAAGCCGATCCTGGAGCCGACTACCGTATCGACCGAGCGCTGAACGAGGCCTGTGAGTCCGTCATCCAGACCGCCTGCAAACACATCCGCAACGGAGACCCCAT GATCCTGTCATGTCTGATGGAGCATCTGTACACTGAGAAGATGGTGGAGGACTGTGAACACaggctgctggagctgcagtaCTTCATCGCCAGAGACTGGAA GTTGGATCCCATCCTGTATAAGAAATGTCAGGGTGATGCCGCTCGGCTCTGTCACACTCACGGCTGGAACGAGACCAGCGAGATGATGCCGGCCGGTGCCATCTTCTCGTGCCTGTACCGCCACGCTTACCGCTCCGTGGAGCAAGGACGCAGG CTCTCCAGGGACTGTAAGGTGGAGGTGCAGAGGATTCTCCACCAGAGGGCACTGGACGTGAAGCTGGACCCTGAGCTGCAGACACGCTGTATGACCGACCTCGGGAAGTGGTGCAGCGAGAAGACGGAGGCCGGACAGGAGCTGGAGTGTCTGCAGGACCACCTGGAGGACCTGGTGTTGGTCTGCAGAGAAGTCGTGGGAAACCTGACCGAGCTGGAGTCAGAG GATATTCAGATCGAGGCGCTGCTTATGAGAGCGTGTGAACCCGTCATCCAGGCCCACTGCCAC GAGGTAGCTGATAATCAGATAGACACTGGGGATCTGATGGAGTGCTTGGTTCAGAACAAACACCAGAAGGAGATGAATGAGAAGTGTGCGGTGGGGGTGACACACTTCCAGCTG aTTCAGATCAAAGATTTCCGTTTCTCCTACAAGTTCAAGACGGCCTGTAAGGAAGACGTCCTCAAACTGTGTCCCAACATCAAGAAGAA GGTGGACGTAGTGATCTGCCTCAGCACCACGGTGAGGAATGACACGCTGCAGGAGGCCAAGGAGCAGCGAGTCTCCGTCAAATGTCGTAAACAGCTGCGGGTGGAAGAGGTGGAGATG TCGGAGGACATCCGTCTGGACCCGGAGCTGTACGACTCCTGTAAGCAGGACATCGCCAGATTATGTCAGAACGTGGCCTACGGCAACGCACAG gttATCGAGTGTCTGAAGGAGAACAAGCGTCAGTTGACTTCGCGTTGCCACCAGAGGATCTTCAAGCTGCAGGAGGTGGAGATGGTTGATCCTGAACTGGACTACCAGCTGATGAGAGTCTGCAAGCACATGATCAGG CGGTTCTGTACAGAGTCGGAGGGGAAGAACGTTCTTCAGTGTCTGAAACAGAACAAGAACAGCGAGCTGATGGATCCCAAATGCAAACAGATGATCACTAAGAGACAGATCACTCAgaacacag ACTACAGGCTGAACCCGGTGCTGAGGAAAGCCTGTAAAGCCGACATCCCAAAGTTCTGTCAGTCCATCCTGAACAAGGCGACAGCAGACAGCGAGCTGGAGGGTCAGGTCATCTCCTGCCTCAAACTCAAATACGCCGACCAG CGTTTATCGTCAGACTGTGAGGATCAGATCCGGGTCATCCTGCAGGAGTCGGCGCTGGACTACAGACTGGACCCTCAGCTGCAGATCCACTGCACACAGGAG atctcGAGGCTGTGTCCggaggaggcagcagcacaggagcAGACAGGGCAGGTGGAGGAGTGTCTGAAGGTCAACCTGCTGAAGATCAAACAGGAAGGATGtaagaag GAGGTGTTGAACATGCTGAAGGAAAGTAAGGCGGACATCTTTGTCGACCCTGTCCTTCACACAGCGTGCGCTCTGGACATCAAACACCACTGTGCTGCCATCCCACCTGGCAGGGGGCGCC AGATGTCGTGTCTTATGGAGGCGCTGCAGGACAAACGTGTTCGTCTGCAGCCGGAGTGCAAGAAGAGACTCCAGGATCGCATTGAGATGTGGAGCTACGCTGCCAAG GTGGCTCCCGCTGAGGGTTTCTCCGACCTGGCCATGCAGGTGATGACATCACCGTCCAAGAACTACATCCTGACTGTGATTGGTGCAGGTGTGGCGCTGCTCTTCCTGGTGGGGCTGTTCTGCGGCCGGTTCACCAAACGCGTGACTCAGGAGCTGAAGGACAGGTAG